Part of the Flagellimonas eckloniae genome, TTAGGTGCTTCCGCTCTAATGCAAGGTCTGGCAGATGGCTATTTTGTGTTGCCTTACACCATAGGGGATTATCTATCCGATGATATTAGAACAGGACCAATATCCACTGATTCTCCGGAGTTTGATGCCGCTGAAAAGAATGTCACGGATAAGCTTGAAAAATTAATGTCCGGGACGGGAATACATTCCGTTGATTATTACCACAAGAAATTGGGTAAGATCATGTGGAACAAATGCGGAATGTCACGTAACGCAAAGGAATTAAAAGAGGCCATTAAAGAGATTGCTGAATTGCGAAAGGATTTCTGGGAAAATGTGAAAATTCCAGGTAGGCCCGATAGCAAGAACCAAGAACTTGAAAAAGCGGGAAGGGTTGCTGATTTCTTGGAACTCGGAGAGCTTTTCGCAAAGGATGCTTTAGAGCGTAACGAGTCCTGTGGAGGGCACTTTAGGGAAGAATATCAAACTCCCGAAGGAGAAGCGCTGCGTGATGACGAAAATTTCAAATTTGTGTCTGCCTGGGAGTATAAGGGGGAACCAAGTGATGCAAAACTGCACAAAGAAGATTTGGTCTACGAAAACATCAAAGTAAAAACACGTTCTTACAAATAAAAATAGCTATGAAATTATATTTGAAGATTTGGAGACAAAAAAACGCTTCCACCAAAGGACAAATGGTAGATTACACTTTGGACGGTGTGGAAAGTGATATGTCTTTTTTGGAAATGTTGGATATTCTCAATGAGGAACTGATTTCAAAAGGAGAAGAACCTGTTGAATTTGACCATGACTGTCGCGAAGGCATCTGTGGTACTTGTTCATTAATGATCAATGGTCGTCCACACGGACCCGATTCCATGATTACAGTATGTCAATTGCATATGCGTAGTTTTAATGACGGTGATGAAATCGTAATTGAGCCTTGGAGGGCAAAAGCATTTCCTGTAATCAAGGATCTTATTGTGGACAGAACGGCTTTTGATAGAATTCAACAAGCTGGAGGGTATATCTCTGTCAACACATCTGGTAGGCCTGT contains:
- a CDS encoding succinate dehydrogenase/fumarate reductase iron-sulfur subunit, whose protein sequence is MKLYLKIWRQKNASTKGQMVDYTLDGVESDMSFLEMLDILNEELISKGEEPVEFDHDCREGICGTCSLMINGRPHGPDSMITVCQLHMRSFNDGDEIVIEPWRAKAFPVIKDLIVDRTAFDRIQQAGGYISVNTSGRPVDANAIPIEKEMADKSFNAATCIGCGACVAACKNASAMLFTSAKVSQFALLPQGQVEAAERVENMVRQMDLEGFGNCTNTGACEIECPKGISLENIARMNREYLSASVKG